DNA sequence from the Nicotiana tomentosiformis chromosome 3, ASM39032v3, whole genome shotgun sequence genome:
aagtttgatgcagtttaggtcattgtcgacaggttgaccaagtcggcacacttcattccggttgtgaccatgTACTCTTcatagaggttggcccagatttatattcatgaGATTGTTTGGTTGCATGGTGTACCTGTTTCCATTATATccgatagaggccctcagtttacttcatatttctggagagcagtacagagtgagttggggacccgtgtagagctcagcatatcCTTTCATCAGTAGACCAATGGGCAATCAGAGCGGgtagttcagatcttggaggatatgcttagagcatgtgtgattgacttcgtagggtagtgggatcgattcttgcctttggccgagttttcttacaacaatagttatcagtccaacatcgagatggctccatttgaggctttatatggccggcgatgtcgttctcccatcggatggtttgatccCGTCGAGGCTAAGTTTTATGGAACTGATTTgctgaaggatgccttggaaaaggtaaagttgattcaggagcgacttcacacAACACAGTCCAAACAGAaaagttacgcagatcagaaggcatgtgatttatcttttatggtgagagagaaagttctcttgaacgtCTCGCCGAtaaaggggatcatgaggtttggaaagaagggcaagttgagcccaaggtttataggtccattcgaggtgttgagacgagttggggaggttgcttatgatcttgctttgcctcccaatctatcggtagttcatccagttttccacgtgtctatgctccgaaggtATCATGCCGACTGGTCGCATGTGTTGGACTACAACATGGTTCAGTTAGATAAGAGTCTGGGTTAtaaggaggagccaattgccattgttgacagacaGGTTCGCCAAGAAGATTTCTACAGTAAAGGTTCAGTGTAGGggtcaaccagttgaggaggtgacttgggagaccgacgAGGACatacagagcagatatccacaatTGTTCAGCaatccaggtatgattctagacccattcgaggacgaacgtttgtttaagtggtggagaatgtaacgacccgaccggtcattttgctttctaggtccccgttcccttaaataagacttcccgtatgtggttttactattttataacttgcaaggatggttagtttgagatttggaagggttcgggttaaaatcggaacactcagTTCCTTAAGGTTAGctaaaagggctaagtttgaccttggtcaatgttttgagtaaacgatctcgaaacCAGGATTtaatggtcccaataggttcgtatgataattttggacttgagcgtatgttcggatcgggttttggatgaaccgtgagcgttttggcgcttaatattgttagttggcaccttgaaggttttaaagttctttaaatttggtttagactaggttttggtgttatcgaggtccgtttggaattttgatCTTGGGAAtaattctgtatggtgatttaaaacttgcacgcaaaatttggtgtcattttgagtagtttaagtatgtttcggcgcgttcggagtaagttagaagaacttgaagttcataacttgattcaatttggtttggggtatgattcttagttttgatattgttttatgcgTTCTGAGGGtacgagcgagtccgttttatgatttcaaatttgTTGGTACGTTTGGGCGGGGGCCCCGGCGGTCTCGGATGTCAATCAAACGAGGCGTGGACCAAGTTTTTAGACTTAGAGGAAATGGATGAAGCATCcaacttctggtgcaatcgcacctgcggaaggctAGCCACAagcgagcttgcagaagcgagccAACAACCGCAGAAGTAGCCCAGCAAAGACTACCCAGGAATCGCAGAAGCAAGGGGAGGACTGCACTTGCGGAGGCACAGGTGCGAAGCTGACGATTTGAGAAGCGGGggaaggcgcaggtgcgacgtgctcaccgcagaagcggtctcgcagAAGTGATCcactggtcgcagaagcgaggaagccAGCTGAggggaggaccgcatctgcgatgccctttccgcagaagcgaaagtccTAGAAGCAGTGAGCTTCATTTATTACGGGACTTGAGCCATTTCTAACCCATTTCTCtcaattttgggcgattttggagcttcttgagagagGTATTcgcctagcaacttggaggtaagtaaattctatctaatgtaagttaaatacacagattatgggtagattttaacatttAAATTTGTGAAATTTATGGGTTTAGATTAAAAAAaactagattttgataaaaatggagttTAACCACGAAAATGCTTATGGAATTAAGTGAAAATctatatatttaagttcgtgagattatgggtaacaactttcttcgaaaatttctggaatctgggcacgtgggcatagggatgaattttaggaatacttcaattggggttgggtaatcactctaatagttaaaatatgaacttttgaacatatattgattgatttaaacaatatttgactagtttcgaattgttcggcaccgagttgaggctttagattGAATTGAGGccagaaagtgagctttgagacgaggtaagtctcttatctaaccttataagaggaaatttaccccatatgtgatttaaattaatgtttgcttctaattgtgggggctacgttcatacgaggtggcgagagtccgtgcgtagatactaattatgcttatgtccggttGTTTTTAGGATAcccaaatcataaattatttaaaatgtttgcaccctacttgttaattaaagtgcctaaatgataatagaacttgttagaggaattgtgaaaGACCGTTAATGGAATTTGTATTACATTGTCTATTAGCCTTTAATAacatttaagtcaaatgcttataaagtatcctctcttcttgtggaacaggccgaacgcctcgacagtagatagatgcatccgTGGTTCGTActgctcgaccctcggtagtgtatacATTATTATGGATCGAGTCGTAggacctcggcataatcatgaGTGATAAtacttgtcacgccccgaacctggggggcgagaccggcacctgatgcctcacctatccttgcgtaccaacttgcgactaagggactttgagcatataatatcatactttggc
Encoded proteins:
- the LOC138907946 gene encoding uncharacterized protein, with product MAPFEALYGRRCRSPIGWFDPVEAKFYGTDLLKDALEKVKLIQERLHTTQSKQKSYADQKACDLSFMVREKVLLNVSPIKGIMRFGKKVHPVFHVSMLRRYHADWSHVLDYNMVQLDKSLGYKEEPIAIVDRQVRQEDFYSKGSV